Sequence from the Nerophis lumbriciformis linkage group LG34, RoL_Nlum_v2.1, whole genome shotgun sequence genome:
tgctgcagtggacagtggacaatttagcttcagtccatgtgtgtttattgacaacagggttataacctggacacgttagctcgtcggtatggtaacagaagactgttattacgtgcgtctgccccggaacgcgagtcaaacagcggcggtgttaatgaagcagcgtcaggctgctcaccgtcagtgaaacgctcggtgaaatcgcggattaacgttaaatatatgacgagccgcgagcgatgcagctataacctatctatctataacctatattaccctcgtattttgattccgtccctcttctccttcttcttcttctggcccattaagtgctattggcggagttacaatgcatagtaggctaccgccacctactgcaccggagttgtaactacaagcaacattcacagacagtcccattgcttttatgagcggtcgagcgagtcaaaagccgaaaaatccatttgtggcggacgtaattctttcgtggcgggccgccacaaataaatgaatgtgtgggaaacactgatgtgtgtgtgtgtatatatatatatatatatatatatatatatatatatatatatatatatatatgcatatgtatttatgcatatgtatatgtgcaaatgcatatatgtgtatatatgcatatgcatatatgcatgtgtatatatgcatacatatatgtgtatacatgcatatatgtgtatatatgcatatgtacatatgtgtatagaataaaatagaatagaatgtactttattgatccctgggggaaattcagcaccacagttcgctcacaatagacaagaataataataaataatataatatatgtaatatattatatatataataaaaaataatataaatatatactacatatactctacatttatgtgcagtcaagaaggaaaatatgcattatacagtctgatggttgtcggtatgaaggacctcctgtgtcgttccgtgttgcattttgggagtctgagccttccactgaacgtgctcattctctccgcaaggtccgagtgtagtgggtgggaggtgttgtccataatggctaggagttttgctagacttctcctctctgacaccaccgccagagagtctagctccactcccaccacgatactggccttctctaccaacttgtccagtctgtttgcatacctcgctctcagcccgctgccccagcaggccatggcgtacaagaaggcgcccgccaccaccgactcgtagaacatcttcatcatctttgtaaagacgttgaaggatcctagcctcctgaggaagtagaggcggctctgtcccttcttgggacatggcctaaaaatatcaagatattaataaaaggcaatATTGCCAAGCCCTAATATgtctaaatatatgtatatgtatatatgtgtatgcatatatatatatgtatgtgtgtattatatatatatatatatatatatatatatatatatatatattcatccattttctaccgcttgtcccttttggggtcgcggggggggggggggggggggggggtgctggagcctatctcagctgcattcgggcggaaggcggggtacaccctggacaagtcgcaacctcatcacagggcctatatatatatatatatatatatatatatatatatatatatatatatatatattagggctgcaactaagaaCTAATTTGATAACCGATTAatttgttgattattacttcgattaatcgattaataatcggataagagacatactacatttctatcctttccagtattttattgaaaaaaaaaccagcatactggcaccatacttattttgattctagtttctcagctgtttgtaaatgttgcaggtttattaaaaaagaataaaaatgaataaagtagcctctgcgcatgcgcatagcatagatccaacgaatcgatgagtaaattaatctgcaactatttttataatcgattttaatcgatttaattgattagttgttgcagccctaataaatatatgtgtgtgtgtgtgtgtgtgtgtgtgtgtgtgtgtgtgtgtgtgtgtgtgtgtgtgtgtgtgtgtgtgtatatgtatgtatgtatgcatatgtgtacatgtatatgtgtgtatatatgtaaaaatgtgtatgtatatgtgtgtgcgtgtatatataaagttaaaagttaaagtaccaatgattgtcacacacacactaggtgtggcgaacttattctctgcatttgacccatcacccttgatcaccccctgggaggtgaggggagcagtgagcagcagcgatggccgcgcgcaggaataatttttggtgatttaacccccaattccaacccttgatgctgagtgccaagcaggtaatgTGTCCCActtttatggtctttggtatgactcgggtttgaactcacaaactaccgatctcagggcggacactctaaccactaggccactgagtaggttatatgggtgtatttgtacaaaccccgtttccatatgagttgggaaattgtgttaaatgtaaatataaacggaatgcaatgatttgcaaatccttttcaaaccatattcagttgaatatgatacaaagacaacatatttgatgttcaaactgataaacattttttttttgcaaataatcattaactttagaatttgatgccagcaacacgtgacaaagaagttgggaaaggtggaaataaatactgataaagttgaggaatgctcatcaaacacttatttggaacatcccacaggtgtgcaggctaattgagaacaggtgggtgccatgattgggtataaaaacagcttcccaaaaaatgctcagtctttcacaagaaaggatggggcgaggtacacccctttgtcaacaactgcgtgagcaaatagtcaaacagtttaagaacaacatttctcaaagtgcaattgcaagaaatttagggatttcaacatctacggtccataatatcatcaaaaggttcagagaatctggagaaatcactccacgtaagcggcatggccggaaaccaacattgaatgaccgtgaccttggatccctcagacggcactgtatcaaaaaccgacatcaatctctaaaggatatcaccacatgggctcaggaagacttcagaaaaccactgtcactaaatacagtttgtcgctacatctgtaagtgcaagttaaagctctactatgcaaagcgaaagccatttataaacaacatccagaaacgtcaccggcttctctgggcccgagatcatctaagatggactcatgcaaagtggaaaagtgttctgtggtctgacgagtccacatttcaaattgtttttggaaatattcaacatcgtgtcatccggaccaaaggggaagcgaatcatccagactgttatcgacgcaaagttcaaaagccagcatctgtgatggtatgggggtgcattagtgcccaaggcatgggtaacttacacatctgtgaaggcaaattaatgctgaaaggtacatacaggttttggagcaacatatgctgccatctaagcgccgtctttttcatggacgcccctgcttgtttcagcaagacaatgccaagccgcattcagcacgtgttacaacagcgtggcttcgtaaaaaaagagtgcgggtactttcctggcacgcctgcagtccagacctgtttcccatcgaaaatgtgtggcgcattatgaagcataaaatacgacagcggagaccccggactgttgaacgactgaagctctacataaaacaagaatgggaaagagttccactttcaaagcttcaacaattagtttcctcagttcccaatcgtttattgagtgttgttaaagaaaaagtgatgtaacacagtggtgaacatgccctttcccaactactttggcacgtgttgcagccatgaaattctattcTGCTCTTGCTTTTGCTGGTTAGCTTAGCAGATAGCTAACATGATATAATCCTTGATGAAAAAAGAGTCCCAAGCGTCTGTAGTGTAGTTTAGGTCTTTTTAGTGAAGGATTAATCATATATTTTGTAAAACTGTGAACAAAAAGacataaacaaacattttacattcAGCATCCATCTATATACAACAAAGCATCCAAACCAACAAAATGCTGCCAGTAATTAGCTTTCAACAATGGGCACAAatatcttactaaagcagtcttaaactgaaaatgcacaaataatgtgtcacattatacatatgcatgtaacaTTCACATAAACTTACAGGTTTAGACCTTCAAAGTCTTCAAAGTCGAAAAGAAAGCTTAAAGCTTGCAGTACATCCTGTTTGTTTGACATCTGCTCTCAACTGTTCTCTACTGCTCTCTGAAACACACCCACACTAAGCTGGCTACGGCAAGACAGGAGGGTCAAATTAGAACACAAACTGCAAAACTGATTTCCACCACTAGGTGTCTTAGACAATAACATTGTGGGGCATAACACTTCCCGTCTGGTATTTTAAGATACCACTATGTCTTTTTACTGAGGAGCAGTACGACCTCTGAAACGGGTCTGGAATAAACCTTAGGGGTACCCTGTTTGATGATCTTCACATTCACTTTTCGAATCCTTCCGTGACGGCTGGGGAAGGTTTCCTCAATGATGCCGGTGGGCCACTCATTCCTCTTTACTTGAGTGTCTTTGAGAAGTACCATATCGCCTACTTGCAAGTTTGGTCTTTCTGACTTCCACTTCTTGCGGGGCTGAAGGGTCGTCAAGTACTCTTGTCTCCAACGTTTCCAGAAAGTTTCGGCTAGACTTTGAACTTGCCTCCATTGCTTGTTATAGAGATCTTTCAGATCCATGTTCCCTAGAGGAGCAGATACTGGATCAGTCTTTTGAGTAAGCAACATTGCGGGCGTGAGAACTGCTGGCATGTCAGGATCAGACGATACTGGAACTAGAGGCCTTGCATTCATGATTGCCATGATTTCACTCATGAGTGTCACAAGTACCTCGTGGGAGAGGCGACAGTTGTCCTTAAGCAACATAGCATCCAAAATGCGGCGTGCAATGCCGATCATCCTTTCCCACACACCTCCCATATGAGAGGAATGTGGTGGATTGAATATCCAGGTACAGCCTTTGTCCTGTAAGTGAGCTTTCAACTCAGTGTCTTCAGAGTTTATTTGCAGTTCTCTGCAAGCTCCAATAAAGTTTGTGCCTTGATCGGAACGCAGAAGTCTCACAGGCCCTCTGATGGCGGTGAATCTCCTTAAGGAATTAATGAAACTGGAGGTTGACATTGTCTCTATGAGCTCGATGTGTACCGCTCGTGTACTCAGACAGGTGAACATGACTGCCCAGCGTTTATTCTCTGCATATCCACCTCTTGTCCTGCGCGCTAAGATGGTCCAAGGCCCAAAGACGTCAAGTCCAACGTTCGTGAAAGGAGGATTCAAGGTAAGTCTATCCGCAGGTAAGTTAGACATTTTCTGTTCTTCAAGCTTTCCTCTCATTCTTTTGCAGGTGACGCATTTGTTTATCACACTTGACACAAGTCTCTTACTTCCTGTTATCCACAGTCCAGCTGTCCGAACTGCGCCTTCAGTGAAGTGTCTGCCTTGATGGGCCACTTGTTCGTGGTAGTATCGTACCAACAAGGTAGATATGTGATTGTCTTTTGGAAGAATGATCGGATGCTTTTCTTCCCAGGTCATGTCTGCTGATGAATTCCGACCTCCGACTCTCAGCAATCCTTCATCGTCAAGGATGGGGTCCAAACTCTTGAGCGGACTGTGTCGAGACAACTCTTCACCCTTTTCTAGGCTTTTCATTTCCTCTTTgtacacattttgttgtgttgttttcaaTATGACCAGTCTTGCTTGACTGAGTTCATCTTTTTTCTGGATACCATCTGAAGTTTTCCAGAAGACTCTAGCCTATTGGACAAGCTTGGCTATTGCACGAGTAAGAGATTTCCAGCTGGAGAATCTTTCAAACCGGTGTGAGCCAGGAAGTCCACTTGTGGCTTTCGTAGCATAGGTTGAAACTTGAGGGCGAACTTCTACATCAGTGTCAGGATGCAGAAGGTTAAATGCCTCTGGCTGTGGAACTTCATCCACTTCTGGATTTCTTAGAAAAGCTGGACCTGTCAGCCAGTTGGTATCTGGTAGGAGAGCCGCTGAGACAGACCTAGATCCGTGATCTGCAGGATTGAGTTTGGTGTTGATGTAGTGCCATTGCTCTGGGGTAGAGGACCTTCTTATTCTTGTCACTCTGTTTGCCACGTAGACATAGAAGTTTCTGGACGCATTATGTATGTAGCCCAGTACGATCTTGCTGTCTGTGTAGAACTTGACTTTGTGAATCTCTAAATCGATGTCATCCATTATTGTCTCTGTAATTTCCACTGCCAAGACGGCTGCACACAATTCCAAACGAGGAACAGTGTGAGCAGGACGTGGAGCCAGCTTGGATTTCCCCATGATAAACCCGACATGGCTGTGTCCTTCTGTATCGATTGCCCTGAGGTATGCTACAGCTGATATAGCCATAGTTGATGCATCTGAGAACACACAAATCTCTCTGTATACTGTGGCGAGCAGAGAAACAGAGATGTAGGTTCTCTGGATCTGGAGCTGCATAAGTTCCTTGAGGGAATCTTTCCAGACATTCCACTGTATTGCTTTGTCTTCTGGTAGCGGAGTGTCCCAATCATACTCTTCTGTGGAGACATCTCTCACGAGTGCCTTGCCCTGAACTGTGACAGGTGCCACGAACCCCAAGGGATCATAGAGACTGTTGACCACTGAAAGGATTCCCCTTCTTGTAAATGGCTTTTCTTTGTCAGACACACAGAAGGAGAAACTGTCTGTTTGAAGGTCCCATCTGAGGCCTAAACTGCGTTGGAGTGGTAGTGAATCAGATGTCAGGTCTAGATCCTTAAGGCCTTTGGCAAGGTCTTCTGGGGGGAAAGCATCCAAAACAGTGTTGCTGTTAGATGCTATCTTATGTAGCCTGATGCTTGACTCTGCCAACATCTCTCTTGCATTTGACAGTACGGTGATGGCTTCCTCAGCATTGGAGAATGAGGCAAGCCCATCATCTACATAGAAGTTCCTCATTATGAACTGCTTAGCATCTGTACCATGTTCTCTCTCTCCCTCTTCAGCTGCCCTTCTCAAGCCATAAATGGCCACAGCTGGCGAAGGGCTGTTACCGAACACATGCACTGTCATTCGGTATTCAGTCACTGGTTTTGTGAAGTCGTTGTCTTCGAACCACAAAAATCTTAGAAAGTCACGGTGTTCATTCCAGACTGTGAAACAGTAAAACATCTGCTGTATGTCGGTGGACACTGCAACCGGCTCTCTGCGGAAGCGAATAAGGACTCCAAGAAGGGTATTATTCAGGTCCGGTCCTTTCAAGAGGACGTCGTTGAGTGAAATGCCTTCGTGCTTAGCACTAGAATCAAACACCACGCGTATTTGATCCAGCTTTTGGGGGTGATAGACACCAAAGGTTGGTAAGTACCAGCACTCTTGCTTCTCCTTCAATGGTGGAGCTAGCTCTGCTTGTCCTGAGTCAAAGATTTTCTGCATGAACTCTGTGTATTGTTCTTTCATAACTGGCTTTCTTTCCAGTGTGCGACATAGAGATGACAGTCGTTTTGCTGCTTGCTCTCTATTGTTCGGCAGACGTTGTCTTGGGAAACGGAATGGTAAGGGTGCTACCCAGGTGTTAGCCTCATTCATGTAGACATTGTTGTCCATGATCTCAAGGAAGGCTTTGTCATCAATAGACCATGCTATTTTTTCATCCTCCTTTGTCCTCTCAAATATGTTGCTTCCAAGTTCATCAGTGTCATCTTCCTGAAGACCTGTCTCTTTACGTGACCTTGGTGTGTTCTTGTCGAACTTTTCTTTCACATGAATAACACTtgtacatggactcaggaacgacGTCCGTCCATTAGGTAGGACATTGGTCCTATAGACATTAATGCTGCTTGGCTTGTGGACTCCCTTTAGACATACGTCTCCGACAATGACCCAGCCGAGGTCCAATTTCTGAGCATACGGTGCATTGTTGGGTCCATTGTACTGTCTACGTACTTTGTGTACACGTAGGATGTCTCTGCCGAGAAGCATGACAATATCTGCGTCAGGATCAATAGCTGGTATTTTATCTACCACTGGCTTGAGGTGCGGATAATGATGTGCTATTTCTGCTGAGGGGATCTCTGCACGGTCATCAGGCATCATATCACACTCAATTAATGTTGGCAATGGGATCTGTACACTGCCATCTATTGACTCGACAATGAGATTATTTGCGCGTCGTCCTGATGTTTCCATGACCCCTGCACATGTTTTAAGGGTGTAAGGAGTGGCACCTGCTCCAATGCCAAACAGGTCAAATAGCTCACTCTTGGCCAGCGACCTGTTACTCTGCTCATCGAGGACAGCATATGCTTTAACAGCTTTCTCTCGTTGACTTGCAGGGTATACAAGGACCAAGCATATTTTGGAGCATGATCGGGCGCCAACTGCCTTCCCGCACACCTCTGTGCATTTTGACTTGACCTCTGGAGGCTCTTTCTCTTCTCGCTCCCCGCCTTGATCTTCAATGACAGCAGGGCTCTCTGGTTTTCTTACTGCTGGGCCAGGGTGTAAAGCAGTTGGGTGCCTACTACTGTCGCACTCTTTGCACTGCACAGTTTTATCACAGTCCTTGGCAAAGTGTCTTGTTGAGGCACAACACTTGAAACAGATGTGTTTCTCCTTGAGGTAGGCTATCCGCTCTTCTAAGCTCTTGTTGCGGAAACCATAACATTTTCTTAGGGGATGGGGCTTATTATGTAAAGGACACACTCTGTCTGGATCTTCAACCCTTTTCTCCTCCTTGTTTTGCTTGCCTGCATCTGCTTTAGACACATCAGTTTTCCTGGTAAACAcagattgtttgatttctttttgTAGTTTATCTGTCCTGTTTGAACCACCACCAAGATCAGCAAAGCTGGGCTCATTTCGTATCTTTTCTTGGTCTTGAATAAATTGTACAAAGACGTGAAAAGGAGGATATCGAACTTGAAAGTCTTCTTTATATTTCGAGCCAAATGAGATCCACTTCTCCTGAAGGTATATAGGGAGCTTTTGCGCTATAGGAGTGACTCCCCGGGGAGTGTTGAGGTAAGAAAGTCCAGGTAGAAATCCATCTCGTCTTGCTGCTTCCAGCTCTAGCAATAGATCTCCTAGGTCCTGTAATTTTTGGTTGTCCTTATTTGCAATCCTTGGAAATTCCTCTAACCTCTTCAACATAGCATCTTCAATGATTTCAGCTGACCCATAGCATTCCTCCAGCCTCTTCCACAACTTTGAGAGTCCTTCTTTAGCGTCATGGATGTAGGCTGAACGGATTCGTTTGGCCAACTCTGCAGACTTTGGTCCCAGCCACTTGGACATTAAACCTGACTCCTGGCTGTAGGTGAGGTTCAAGCCACCAATGGCATTGATAAAGGAAGCCTTCCATACCCAGTAGTTCTCAGGTCTATCATCAAACATCAGGAGACCAGTGCTAATTATTTCTTTGCGAATGAGGTATTTGTCTAAGTTTGATTGATCACGTGGGGGCATGTGGTTAAATGCACCTTGGTGGCTAGGCTGCTGGTCTCGGGGGCGTGCGTAGTGAAGTTGCTGGGTGAAAGATCTTTCTTGAGGGAATTTCACAGGGGTGGTGGGTCTGCTCTGGCGTTCCCCTTGCCATTTGTGCAACAAATGAAAAGAGTTGCTTTTTTCTGCACAACTGCGTACATCCATACTGTCCATTTCCATATCACCGTTGTCCATGTATTGCTGGCGCTTTGGCGATAAGACGGAATCACCGTTGTCCATGTACTGCTGGCGCTCTGGTGAATAAACGGC
This genomic interval carries:
- the LOC133576303 gene encoding uncharacterized protein codes for the protein MKSLEKGEELSRHSPLKSLDPILDDEGLLRVGGRNSSADMTWEEKHPIILPKDNHISTLLVRYYHEQVAHQGRHFTEGAVRTAGLWITGSKRLVSSVINKCVTCKRMRGKLEEQKMSNLPADRLTLNPPFTNVGLDVFGPWTILARRTRGGYAENKRWAVMFTCLSTRAVHIELIETMSTSSFINSLRRFTAIRGPVRLLRSDQGTNFIGACRELQINSEDTELKAHLQDKGCTWIFNPPHSSHMGGVWERMIGIARRILDAMLLKDNCRLSHEVLVTLMSEIMAIMNARPLVPVSSDPDMPAVLTPAMLLTQKTDPVSAPLGNMDLKDLYNKQWRQVQSLAETFWKRWRQEYLTTLQPRKKWKSERPNLQVGDMVLLKDTQVKRNEWPTGIIEETFPSRHGRIRKVNVKIIKQGTPKVYSRPVSEVVLLLSKKT
- the LOC133576294 gene encoding uncharacterized protein; the protein is MDDQNLKAEDRGAPSERSSCTNHSGSSRHSSQGLAVRARARAEAARVMATFAQRQADMQIEQARIEAEQSKKKAEIEAEQAKKKAEIEAEQQCRAAEVQANLDALKVRTAAEAACAEAEVLEAYENEVGEPSRQSITGLAPYSSQQRTREYVQQHSVDHGQQQLRHPKQKAVYSPERQQYMDNGDSVLSPKRQQYMDNGDMEMDSMDVRSCAEKSNSFHLLHKWQGERQSRPTTPVKFPQERSFTQQLHYARPRDQQPSHQGAFNHMPPRDQSNLDKYLIRKEIISTGLLMFDDRPENYWVWKASFINAIGGLNLTYSQESGLMSKWLGPKSAELAKRIRSAYIHDAKEGLSKLWKRLEECYGSAEIIEDAMLKRLEEFPRIANKDNQKLQDLGDLLLELEAARRDGFLPGLSYLNTPRGVTPIAQKLPIYLQEKWISFGSKYKEDFQVRYPPFHVFVQFIQDQEKIRNEPSFADLGGGSNRTDKLQKEIKQSVFTRKTDVSKADAGKQNKEEKRVEDPDRVCPLHNKPHPLRKCYGFRNKSLEERIAYLKEKHICFKCCASTRHFAKDCDKTVQCKECDSSRHPTALHPGPAVRKPESPAVIEDQGGEREEKEPPEVKSKCTEVCGKAVGARSCSKICLVLVYPASQREKAVKAYAVLDEQSNRSLAKSELFDLFGIGAGATPYTLKTCAGVMETSGRRANNLIVESIDGSVQIPLPTLIECDMMPDDRAEIPSAEIAHHYPHLKPVVDKIPAIDPDADIVMLLGRDILRVHKVRRQYNGPNNAPYAQKLDLGWVIVGDVCLKGVHKPSSINVYRTNVLPNGRTSFLSPCTSVIHVKEKFDKNTPRSRKETGLQEDDTDELGSNIFERTKEDEKIAWSIDDKAFLEIMDNNVYMNEANTWVAPLPFRFPRQRLPNNREQAAKRLSSLCRTLERKPVMKEQYTEFMQKIFDSGQAELAPPLKEKQECWYLPTFGVYHPQKLDQIRVVFDSSAKHEGISLNDVLLKGPDLNNTLLGVLIRFRREPVAVSTDIQQMFYCFTVWNEHRDFLRFLWFEDNDFTKPVTEYRMTVHVFGNSPSPAVAIYGLRRAAEEGEREHGTDAKQFIMRNFYVDDGLASFSNAEEAITVLSNAREMLAESSIRLHKIASNSNTVLDAFPPEDLAKGLKDLDLTSDSLPLQRSLGLRWDLQTDSFSFCVSDKEKPFTRRGILSVVNSLYDPLGFVAPVTVQGKALVRDVSTEEYDWDTPLPEDKAIQWNVWKDSLKELMQLQIQRTYISVSLLATVYREICVFSDASTMAISAVAYLRAIDTEGHSHVGFIMGKSKLAPRPAHTVPRLELCAAVLAVEITETIMDDIDLEIHKVKFYTDSKIVLGYIHNASRNFYVYVANRVTRIRRSSTPEQWHYINTKLNPADHGSRSVSAALLPDTNWLTGPAFLRNPEVDEVPQPEAFNLLHPDTDVEVRPQVSTYATKATSGLPGSHRFERFSSWKSLTRAIAKLVQ